A section of the Streptomyces sp. Je 1-369 genome encodes:
- a CDS encoding type II secretion system F family protein → MTTAMGAWTAALTMCAGVAAWLLTRRDHASRRLRKLLPPHAAQPPATPRRQRLVETARGRLRPEWWCVAAGAVVALLGESVVPLALGVAGVPLAAGVRRARAARRERERREVAVIALLGEVGAEVRAGRQPGDALRLTLHDPVDAGVGTGAARSAVLAATRFGGDVPGALRSAAREPGAEGLLGLAACWRVAVDRGAGLAAGLERLEAALRSERDQRADLRAQLAGARSTAVMLAALPLLGLLMGSALGAQPLRVLLHTGPGLACLAVGGVLEGVGVWWALRIVRGAEER, encoded by the coding sequence ATGACCACGGCGATGGGTGCATGGACAGCGGCGCTGACGATGTGCGCGGGTGTCGCGGCCTGGCTGCTGACCCGACGGGATCACGCGTCACGGCGCCTCCGGAAACTCCTGCCACCCCACGCCGCACAACCACCCGCAACTCCGCGTCGGCAACGACTGGTCGAAACAGCCCGTGGCCGCTTGCGTCCCGAATGGTGGTGCGTGGCGGCCGGGGCGGTGGTGGCGCTGCTGGGGGAGTCGGTGGTGCCGCTGGCCTTGGGTGTGGCCGGGGTGCCGCTGGCGGCGGGCGTGCGGAGGGCCAGGGCCGCGCGCCGGGAACGTGAGCGACGCGAGGTCGCGGTGATCGCGCTGCTCGGGGAGGTGGGGGCCGAGGTGCGGGCGGGACGCCAGCCCGGAGATGCGCTGCGCCTGACACTCCACGACCCTGTCGACGCCGGGGTGGGCACCGGCGCCGCCCGGAGTGCGGTGCTGGCCGCGACACGGTTCGGCGGCGACGTGCCGGGTGCGCTGCGCTCGGCGGCCCGGGAGCCGGGCGCCGAGGGCCTCCTGGGGTTGGCGGCGTGCTGGCGGGTCGCCGTGGACCGGGGCGCGGGCCTCGCCGCCGGTCTGGAACGCCTGGAGGCCGCACTGCGCTCAGAACGCGACCAACGCGCCGACCTGCGAGCCCAACTGGCAGGCGCCCGGTCAACGGCCGTGATGCTGGCCGCCCTCCCGCTGCTGGGCCTGCTGATGGGCAGCGCGCTGGGAGCACAGCCGCTGCGGGTGCTGCTCCACACCGGCCCCGGGTTGGCGTGTCTCGCCGTGGGCGGAGTCCTGGAGGGCGTCGGCGTGTGGTGGGCGCTGCGCATCGTGCGAGGGGCGGAGGAACGGTGA
- a CDS encoding HAD family hydrolase: MLGLVENHSLPRTAAFFDLDKTVIAKSSTLTFSKSFYQGGLINRRAVLRTAYAQFVFLAGGADHDQMERMRSYLSALCRGWNVEQVKEIVAETLHDLIDPIIYDEAASLIEEHHTAGRDVVIVSTSGAEVVEPIGELLGADRVVATRMVVGDDGCFTGEVEYYAYGPTKAEAVKELARSEGYDLDRCYAYSDSATDVPMLESVGHPFAVNPDRALRREALTRAWPILDFNRPVRLKQRLPAPPRPALVAAAAVGAAAATAGLVWFASRRRAVAG; encoded by the coding sequence ATGCTCGGCCTCGTGGAAAACCACTCCCTTCCCCGCACTGCCGCGTTCTTTGACCTGGACAAGACGGTCATTGCGAAGTCGAGCACTCTCACCTTCAGCAAGTCGTTCTACCAAGGCGGCCTGATCAACCGCAGAGCAGTACTGCGCACCGCGTACGCGCAGTTCGTGTTCCTCGCGGGCGGAGCCGACCACGACCAGATGGAACGGATGCGTTCATATCTGTCCGCGCTGTGCCGCGGCTGGAACGTGGAACAGGTCAAGGAGATCGTGGCCGAGACGCTGCACGACCTGATCGACCCGATCATCTACGACGAGGCGGCGTCCCTGATCGAGGAGCACCACACCGCGGGCCGCGACGTCGTCATCGTCTCCACGTCGGGCGCCGAGGTCGTCGAGCCCATCGGGGAGCTCCTCGGCGCGGACCGCGTGGTGGCGACCCGCATGGTGGTCGGGGACGACGGCTGCTTCACGGGCGAGGTGGAGTACTACGCGTACGGCCCCACCAAGGCGGAGGCGGTCAAGGAGCTCGCGCGGTCGGAGGGGTACGACCTCGACCGCTGCTACGCCTACAGCGACTCGGCGACCGATGTGCCGATGCTGGAGTCGGTCGGACACCCCTTCGCGGTCAACCCGGACCGCGCGCTGCGCCGGGAGGCCCTCACGCGCGCGTGGCCGATCCTCGACTTCAACCGTCCGGTGCGCCTGAAGCAGCGCCTTCCCGCGCCGCCCCGGCCCGCGCTCGTCGCAGCCGCCGCGGTCGGGGCCGCCGCGGCCACGGCGGGTCTCGTCTGGTTCGCCAGCCGACGCCGCGCGGTCGCGGGCTGA
- the ssd gene encoding septum site-determining protein Ssd: MQADGRQGGPLIVTEDVELLDDLLRLCAAAGALPEVHHGGPERRGSWDAAPLVLVGDDAADRVRGAVRRRGVVLVGRDQDDPGVWQRAVEIGADHVLVLPDGEQWLVDRIADVAEGVRRPALTVGVLGGRGGAGASTLACALAVTAAREGRRTMLVDADPLGGGLDVVLGAEDAEGLRWPAFAASRGRVGGGALEESLPHMHALRVLSWDRGETVAVAPEAVRAVVAAARRRGGAVVVDLPRRMDEAVAEAMAQVDLGLLVVPAELRAVAGARRVAAAAGMALRDLRVVVARGPAPGGLDSEEVAGLLGLPLAGEVPWEAGLAAQQASGTPPGGVARGPLARFCAAFWGRLPVDAVGGGV, translated from the coding sequence ATGCAGGCCGATGGCCGACAGGGCGGACCGCTGATCGTCACGGAGGACGTGGAGTTGCTGGATGACCTGCTGCGGCTGTGTGCCGCGGCGGGGGCGCTGCCGGAGGTGCATCACGGAGGGCCCGAGCGGCGGGGGAGCTGGGACGCGGCACCGCTCGTTCTGGTCGGGGACGACGCGGCGGACCGGGTGCGCGGGGCCGTGCGACGGCGTGGAGTCGTCTTGGTTGGGCGGGATCAGGACGATCCCGGAGTCTGGCAGCGGGCCGTGGAGATCGGCGCCGACCACGTGCTGGTCCTGCCGGACGGCGAGCAGTGGCTCGTGGACCGCATCGCCGATGTGGCCGAGGGCGTGCGGCGCCCCGCGCTCACCGTCGGGGTCCTCGGCGGCCGTGGAGGCGCCGGCGCCTCCACTCTGGCCTGTGCCCTCGCGGTCACGGCGGCCCGTGAAGGGCGGCGCACGATGCTCGTCGACGCGGACCCACTGGGCGGCGGCCTGGACGTCGTCCTCGGCGCGGAGGACGCCGAAGGGCTCCGCTGGCCGGCCTTCGCCGCCTCGCGGGGCAGGGTCGGAGGCGGCGCGCTGGAGGAGTCGCTGCCCCACATGCACGCGCTGCGGGTCCTGAGCTGGGACCGGGGAGAGACCGTCGCGGTCGCCCCCGAAGCCGTGCGGGCGGTCGTCGCGGCGGCTCGCAGGCGGGGCGGCGCGGTGGTCGTGGACCTGCCGCGCCGGATGGACGAGGCCGTCGCGGAGGCCATGGCGCAGGTGGACCTGGGGCTGCTCGTGGTGCCCGCGGAGCTGCGCGCCGTCGCGGGGGCCCGCCGGGTGGCTGCGGCCGCGGGCATGGCGCTGCGGGATCTGCGGGTGGTGGTGGCGCGAGGTCCGGCACCGGGCGGGCTCGACTCGGAGGAGGTCGCGGGGCTCCTCGGCCTGCCGCTGGCCGGGGAAGTGCCCTGGGAGGCGGGCCTGGCGGCCCAGCAGGCCTCGGGGACGCCACCGGGAGGCGTGGCACGCGGGCCGCTCGCGCGGTTCTGCGCTGCCTTCTGGGGCCGACTGCCGGTCGACGCCGTGGGAGGGGGCGTATGA
- a CDS encoding Fic family protein has protein sequence MSTTADPLAALGALPGVADSVDSVRRAVDRVYGHRVMRRRSNEITSEAALRGARGSAALSGADWALEEVRRRTDFSGDGEERTVGAALRLTAEAGQLLSIWRQSPLRVLARLHLVGAADSTEGAGRPRLAGEPVDEPLVELPVPDADEVAGRLEGLSQLIIAGSEAPALVTAAVVHGELVSLRPFGSHNGLVARAAERIVLVGSGLDPKSVCPAEAGYAELGRAAYVAALDGYASGRPEGMAAWIAHCGKAVELGVRESTAVCEALQRGAA, from the coding sequence ATGAGTACGACAGCCGATCCGCTCGCGGCCCTCGGGGCCCTCCCCGGCGTGGCCGACTCCGTGGACTCCGTGCGCAGGGCCGTGGACCGGGTCTACGGACACCGGGTCATGCGGCGCCGCAGCAACGAGATCACCTCCGAGGCGGCACTGCGCGGCGCCCGGGGCTCCGCGGCGCTCTCCGGCGCCGACTGGGCGCTCGAAGAGGTGCGCCGGCGCACCGACTTCAGCGGCGACGGCGAGGAGCGCACGGTCGGCGCGGCCTTGCGGCTCACCGCGGAGGCGGGGCAGCTCCTGTCCATCTGGCGGCAGTCTCCTTTGCGGGTCCTCGCGCGTCTGCACCTGGTCGGCGCGGCCGACTCCACGGAGGGCGCGGGCCGCCCGCGGCTCGCCGGCGAGCCCGTCGACGAACCGTTGGTCGAGCTTCCCGTGCCGGACGCGGACGAGGTGGCGGGCCGCCTGGAGGGTCTCTCGCAGCTGATCATCGCGGGCAGCGAGGCGCCTGCGCTGGTGACGGCGGCCGTCGTCCACGGCGAACTGGTCAGCCTCCGCCCCTTCGGCTCGCACAACGGCCTGGTGGCGCGCGCGGCCGAACGCATCGTCCTGGTGGGCAGCGGCCTCGACCCGAAGTCGGTCTGCCCTGCCGAGGCGGGGTACGCAGAGCTGGGGCGGGCGGCCTACGTGGCGGCGCTCGACGGCTACGCGTCCGGCAGGCCCGAGGGTATGGCGGCCTGGATCGCCCATTGCGGGAAGGCGGTCGAGCTGGGCGTCAGGGAGTCGACGGCGGTCTGCGAGGCGCTGCAGCGCGGCGCGGCGTAG
- a CDS encoding bifunctional SulP family inorganic anion transporter/carbonic anhydrase, which translates to MSACVPTRTPDSAHTPRANNPHAPPPGKRFRIAGADLSASVAVFLIALPLSLGIALATGAPLQAGLVAAAVGGILAGALGGSPLQVSGPAAGLTVVTADLIHRYGWRTTCAITVLAGLAQLGLGCLHVARTALAVSPAVVHGMLTGIGVTIAVAQLHIVLGGTPQSSVLDNLRALPAQLADLHLAALAISLLTLAILLLWPRIPGRAGRFTRVMPAALISVAAATAVSALAGLRVDEVDLPSWRSHALAGLPEGPALGLVAAVLTITLVCSVQSLLGAVAVDKVIAGQADLHPGVRRADLDRELLGQGAANIVSGALGGLPVAGVAVRSMANIRAGAVSRNSTMLHGVWVVVAALLLVPVLELIPLAALAALVMVVGIQMVSLNHIRTITRHREIVVYAVTSLGVVFLGVLEGVALGVAVAVGVSLHRLARTRITHCEDDGVHHVRVRGQLTFLAVPRLSKALHQVPHGADVIVELDGSFMDHAAYESLQCWQDAHTAHGGSVEVTGRAGTRISVPAGGSGPGSRELVGASHSCCRPWAPWRNHHCDRPQEERQEGQEGRRPSGHQLASGISAFQRNTAPHVRGELARLAREGQQPAQLFLTCADSRVVTSMITSSGPGDLFVVRNVGNLVPLPGAESGDDSVGAAIEYAVDVLEVRSITVCGHSGCGAMQALLNTPPGGAQTPLKRWLRHGLPSLERMGAQDRAWARLAGRAPADAVEQLCLTNVVQQLEHLRAHESVARRLAEGDLELHGMYFHVGEAQSYLLTEGSGAEPLPDEVFDQVAPTAQAEVERTPSG; encoded by the coding sequence ATGTCTGCCTGCGTCCCCACCCGCACCCCTGACTCGGCTCACACGCCTCGCGCCAACAACCCCCACGCCCCGCCACCGGGCAAGAGGTTCCGCATCGCCGGTGCCGACCTCTCCGCATCGGTCGCCGTCTTCCTGATCGCCCTGCCGTTGTCGCTGGGCATCGCCCTCGCCACCGGAGCGCCGCTCCAGGCGGGCCTCGTCGCCGCCGCCGTCGGCGGCATCCTCGCCGGAGCGCTCGGCGGATCACCACTACAGGTCAGCGGCCCCGCCGCCGGCCTCACCGTCGTCACCGCCGACCTCATCCACCGGTACGGCTGGCGCACCACCTGCGCCATCACCGTCCTCGCCGGACTCGCCCAACTCGGCCTCGGTTGCCTGCACGTGGCCCGCACCGCGCTCGCCGTCAGCCCCGCCGTCGTCCACGGCATGCTGACCGGCATCGGAGTCACCATCGCCGTCGCCCAGCTGCACATCGTGCTCGGCGGCACCCCGCAGAGCTCCGTGCTCGACAACCTCCGGGCCCTCCCCGCCCAACTGGCCGACCTGCATCTGGCCGCCCTGGCGATCAGCCTGCTCACCCTGGCGATCCTGCTGCTCTGGCCACGGATTCCCGGCCGTGCGGGGCGCTTCACCCGCGTCATGCCCGCGGCCCTCATCTCCGTCGCCGCCGCGACGGCCGTCTCCGCGCTCGCCGGACTCCGGGTCGACGAGGTCGACCTGCCGTCCTGGCGCAGCCACGCGCTGGCCGGGCTGCCGGAAGGGCCCGCGCTCGGCCTCGTCGCCGCCGTGCTCACCATCACGTTGGTGTGCAGCGTGCAGTCGCTGCTCGGCGCCGTCGCCGTCGACAAGGTCATCGCCGGTCAGGCCGACCTCCACCCGGGCGTGCGCCGCGCCGACCTCGACCGCGAGCTGCTCGGCCAGGGCGCGGCGAACATCGTGTCCGGAGCGCTCGGCGGGCTACCCGTCGCCGGAGTCGCCGTGCGCAGCATGGCCAATATCCGGGCGGGCGCCGTGAGCCGGAACTCCACGATGCTGCACGGCGTTTGGGTAGTAGTCGCCGCGCTGCTCCTGGTGCCCGTCCTGGAGCTGATCCCCCTCGCCGCCCTTGCCGCGCTCGTCATGGTCGTCGGCATCCAGATGGTCAGCCTCAACCACATCCGCACCATCACCCGCCACCGCGAGATCGTCGTCTACGCCGTCACGAGCCTCGGCGTGGTCTTCCTCGGTGTCCTCGAAGGCGTGGCTCTCGGCGTCGCCGTCGCCGTGGGCGTCTCCCTGCACCGGCTCGCCCGCACCCGCATCACCCACTGCGAGGACGACGGTGTCCATCACGTGCGGGTGCGCGGGCAGTTGACGTTCCTCGCGGTGCCGAGACTCAGCAAGGCACTGCACCAGGTGCCCCACGGGGCCGACGTGATCGTGGAGTTGGACGGATCTTTCATGGACCATGCCGCGTACGAATCGCTGCAGTGCTGGCAGGACGCGCACACCGCGCACGGCGGCAGTGTCGAGGTCACCGGCCGCGCCGGGACTCGTATCTCCGTGCCCGCCGGGGGTTCAGGACCGGGGAGCCGGGAGCTGGTGGGCGCGTCCCACTCCTGTTGCAGGCCGTGGGCCCCATGGCGCAATCACCACTGCGACCGGCCGCAGGAGGAGCGTCAGGAGGGACAGGAGGGGCGTCGGCCCAGCGGGCACCAACTCGCCAGCGGGATCAGCGCCTTCCAGCGGAACACGGCACCTCATGTGCGGGGCGAGCTGGCCCGGCTCGCGCGTGAGGGACAGCAGCCCGCACAGCTCTTTCTGACCTGCGCGGACTCCCGCGTCGTCACCTCGATGATCACGTCGAGCGGTCCCGGTGACCTCTTCGTCGTCCGCAATGTGGGCAACCTGGTGCCGCTGCCGGGCGCCGAGAGCGGGGACGACTCGGTGGGCGCCGCGATCGAGTACGCGGTGGATGTGCTCGAGGTGCGGTCCATCACCGTGTGCGGGCACTCCGGATGCGGTGCCATGCAGGCGCTGCTCAACACACCGCCGGGCGGCGCCCAGACCCCGCTGAAGCGGTGGCTGCGGCACGGCCTGCCGAGCCTGGAGCGCATGGGCGCACAGGACAGGGCGTGGGCGCGTCTCGCCGGGCGCGCGCCCGCCGACGCGGTCGAGCAGCTCTGCCTCACCAATGTCGTACAGCAACTGGAGCACTTGAGGGCGCACGAGTCGGTGGCGCGCCGACTTGCCGAAGGTGATCTTGAGCTGCACGGTATGTACTTCCACGTCGGTGAGGCACAGTCCTATCTGCTGACGGAGGGCAGCGGTGCCGAGCCGCTTCCCGACGAGGTCTTCGACCAGGTGGCGCCCACAGCACAGGCCGAAGTCGAGCGGACGCCCTCCGGGTGA
- a CDS encoding type II secretion system F family protein, with product MLGVLAAAAVGHLAWRRIRQKREGSEGRHHDTEEAARQLPLAADLLAACIASGASPTAAAQAVGESLQGPVGVRLSRGAAEVRLGGEPSDAWRQLSAIPGAAPLARLLARAGESGAPAADPVARLAADARADRARASTAAARKAAVLMTAPVGLCFLPAFVAVGVLPVVMGLAEGLLSAG from the coding sequence GTGTTGGGGGTTCTGGCCGCGGCGGCGGTAGGACACCTGGCCTGGCGCCGCATTCGCCAGAAGCGCGAAGGTTCCGAGGGCCGGCATCACGACACGGAGGAGGCGGCCCGTCAACTCCCCCTGGCGGCTGACCTCTTAGCGGCGTGCATCGCGTCCGGAGCGAGTCCGACGGCAGCGGCGCAGGCGGTGGGGGAGTCCTTGCAGGGTCCGGTCGGCGTACGGCTGTCCCGAGGCGCGGCAGAGGTACGGCTGGGCGGCGAACCTTCGGACGCGTGGCGCCAGTTGAGTGCGATACCGGGTGCCGCCCCACTGGCCCGCCTCCTGGCGCGCGCGGGCGAATCCGGCGCACCGGCGGCGGACCCGGTGGCCCGCCTGGCCGCGGACGCCAGGGCGGACCGCGCCCGAGCGTCGACGGCCGCAGCACGCAAGGCGGCGGTCCTGATGACGGCCCCGGTCGGCCTGTGCTTCCTGCCCGCCTTCGTGGCGGTCGGGGTGCTGCCGGTGGTGATGGGACTGGCGGAGGGGTTGTTGAGCGCGGGCTGA
- a CDS encoding TadA family conjugal transfer-associated ATPase → MSAVVGARMLDGVRQWLAESGTEPTPARVAEALRAQGRVLGDTEILGAAEQLRSELVGAGPLEPLLSDASVTDVLVSAPDRVWVDRGGGLELTDVTFRDAAALRRLAQRLAAVAGRRLDDARPWVDARLPDGTRLHAVLPPVAVGSTCLSLRVVRPKAFTLAELAAAGTIPPDGEPILRALLDARLSFLISGGTGTGKTTLLSTLLSLVGPKERIVLAEDSAELKPDHPHVVRLETRPANQEGAGSVGLDDLVRQALRMRPDRLVVGEVRGAEVVHLLAALNTGHEGGCGTVHANAAGDVPARLEALGTTAGLDRAALHSQLAAALSVVIHLVRDRAGRRRMAEVHVLERAASGLVVTVPALRWGERAFTREQGWNRLNTLLTGGGEDR, encoded by the coding sequence ATGAGCGCGGTCGTGGGGGCCCGGATGCTGGACGGGGTGCGGCAGTGGCTCGCGGAGAGCGGGACGGAGCCGACCCCCGCCCGGGTCGCCGAAGCGCTGCGGGCCCAGGGCCGGGTGCTCGGCGACACGGAGATCCTCGGGGCGGCGGAACAACTGCGCTCGGAGCTGGTCGGGGCGGGTCCTCTGGAACCGCTGCTCTCGGACGCCTCCGTGACCGACGTGCTGGTCTCCGCGCCCGACCGGGTGTGGGTGGACCGGGGCGGCGGCCTGGAGCTCACGGACGTCACGTTCCGGGACGCCGCCGCACTCCGGCGGCTCGCGCAGCGCCTCGCAGCCGTGGCGGGCCGCCGCCTCGACGACGCGCGGCCCTGGGTGGACGCACGCCTGCCGGACGGCACCCGCCTGCACGCGGTCCTGCCACCAGTGGCGGTCGGCTCGACCTGCCTCTCCCTGCGGGTCGTGCGCCCCAAGGCCTTCACCCTCGCGGAGTTGGCTGCGGCGGGGACGATCCCGCCGGACGGCGAGCCGATCCTGCGGGCCTTGCTCGACGCCCGCCTGTCCTTCCTGATCAGCGGCGGCACCGGCACCGGCAAGACGACCCTGCTGAGCACGCTGCTGAGCCTGGTGGGCCCGAAGGAGCGGATCGTGCTCGCCGAGGACTCGGCGGAGCTGAAACCCGACCACCCGCACGTGGTGCGCCTGGAAACCAGGCCCGCGAACCAGGAAGGAGCAGGCTCCGTCGGCCTGGACGACCTGGTGCGCCAGGCCCTGCGGATGCGCCCGGACCGCCTGGTCGTGGGCGAGGTCCGGGGCGCGGAGGTCGTGCATCTGCTGGCGGCGCTGAACACGGGGCACGAGGGCGGGTGCGGCACGGTGCATGCCAACGCGGCCGGAGACGTACCGGCACGCCTGGAAGCCCTGGGCACGACCGCGGGCCTCGACCGGGCCGCCCTGCACAGCCAGTTGGCGGCCGCCCTGTCGGTGGTGATCCATCTCGTACGCGACCGGGCGGGCCGCCGCCGCATGGCCGAGGTGCACGTCCTGGAGCGAGCCGCGTCGGGTCTGGTGGTGACGGTACCGGCACTGCGATGGGGCGAGCGGGCCTTCACCCGGGAGCAGGGCTGGAACCGCCTGAACACCCTCCTCACAGGCGGGGGTGAGGATCGATGA
- a CDS encoding ATP-binding protein, which yields MKIAFVGKGGSGKTTLSSLFIRHLASTGAPVIAVDADINQHLGPALGLDEAEAAELPALGARLPLIKDYLRGSNPRIASADTMIKTTPPGEGSRLLRVREDNPVFDACARTVELDDATVRLMVTGPFTEADLGVACYHSKTGAVELCLNHLVDGRDEYAVVDMTAGSDSFASGMFTRFDMTFLVAEPTRKGVSVYRQYKEYARDFGVSLAVVGNKVQGQDDIDFLREQVGDDLLVTVGHSDWVRAMEKGRPPRFELLEEENRRSLRALQDAVDASYERRDWERYTSQMVHFHLKNAQSWGNERTGADLAAQVDPAFVLRERMTATA from the coding sequence ATGAAAATCGCTTTCGTAGGGAAGGGCGGCAGCGGCAAGACCACGCTGTCCTCGCTCTTCATCCGGCACCTCGCCAGTACTGGCGCGCCCGTCATCGCGGTGGACGCCGACATCAACCAGCATCTGGGTCCCGCCCTGGGCCTCGACGAGGCGGAGGCCGCCGAGCTGCCCGCCCTGGGCGCGCGCCTGCCGCTCATCAAGGACTATCTGAGGGGCTCCAATCCGCGGATCGCCTCCGCGGACACGATGATCAAGACGACGCCCCCCGGCGAGGGCTCGCGGCTCCTGCGGGTGCGCGAGGACAACCCCGTGTTCGACGCGTGCGCTCGAACCGTGGAACTCGACGACGCCACCGTCCGTTTGATGGTCACCGGGCCGTTCACCGAAGCCGACCTCGGTGTCGCCTGCTACCACTCCAAGACAGGAGCGGTGGAGCTCTGCCTGAACCACCTCGTCGACGGCCGCGACGAGTACGCGGTCGTGGACATGACCGCAGGCTCGGACTCCTTCGCCTCCGGCATGTTCACCCGCTTCGACATGACGTTCCTGGTGGCCGAGCCGACGAGGAAGGGGGTCTCCGTCTACCGCCAGTACAAGGAGTACGCCCGTGACTTCGGCGTGAGCCTCGCGGTCGTCGGCAACAAGGTGCAGGGCCAGGACGACATCGACTTCCTGCGCGAGCAGGTCGGTGACGACCTCCTGGTGACCGTCGGGCACTCGGACTGGGTGCGCGCCATGGAGAAGGGGCGCCCGCCGCGCTTCGAGCTCCTGGAGGAGGAGAACCGCCGCTCCCTGCGGGCGCTGCAGGATGCGGTCGACGCCTCGTACGAGCGCCGGGACTGGGAGCGGTACACAAGCCAGATGGTCCACTTCCACCTGAAGAACGCGCAGAGTTGGGGCAACGAGCGGACGGGGGCCGACCTGGCCGCCCAGGTCGACCCCGCCTTCGTGCTCCGTGAGCGCATGACCGCCACGGCCTGA
- a CDS encoding Rv3654c family TadE-like protein, whose protein sequence is MAVLGVICGAVLAMTQVVVARHRAGGAADLAALAAADRWSAGSDAACAGAGRVAAAQGARMVLCGLRGETSEVSVSSSAGPFTATVRSRAGPVTSGALPHRIGAPNCPPCTALRG, encoded by the coding sequence ATGGCCGTACTCGGCGTGATCTGCGGTGCGGTGCTCGCGATGACGCAGGTCGTCGTGGCTCGGCACCGGGCGGGCGGCGCGGCGGACCTGGCGGCGCTGGCGGCGGCGGATCGGTGGTCTGCGGGGTCCGATGCGGCTTGCGCGGGGGCGGGGCGGGTGGCTGCGGCACAAGGTGCGCGAATGGTTCTGTGCGGGTTGCGGGGCGAGACCTCAGAGGTCTCGGTCTCGTCTTCGGCGGGCCCTTTCACCGCGACGGTCAGATCCCGGGCGGGCCCGGTGACATCCGGGGCGTTGCCCCACCGGATAGGAGCGCCGAACTGTCCCCCGTGCACCGCCCTGCGCGGGTAG
- a CDS encoding TadE family type IV pilus minor pilin, with product MSRSEGGRQRCLARLRARLPGLSDRGFVTAEAAVVLPTLVLFTMALIWTLLAASAQIQCVDAARAGARAAARQDPDEAAVAAARQAAPRGANVSVRREADLVRVEVVADAPGPEVLGLGLRLRSEAVALAEESVGAAV from the coding sequence ATGTCCCGTTCTGAGGGCGGGCGGCAGCGGTGCCTCGCCCGGCTTCGGGCGCGCCTACCCGGCCTCTCGGACCGGGGGTTCGTGACGGCGGAGGCGGCCGTGGTGCTGCCGACGCTGGTGCTCTTCACGATGGCGTTGATCTGGACGCTGCTGGCGGCCTCCGCGCAGATCCAGTGCGTGGACGCCGCCAGGGCCGGGGCGCGGGCGGCGGCCCGTCAGGACCCCGATGAGGCGGCCGTGGCAGCGGCCCGGCAGGCGGCGCCGCGCGGGGCGAACGTATCCGTGCGACGTGAGGCCGACCTCGTGCGGGTCGAGGTGGTGGCGGACGCCCCGGGCCCGGAGGTGCTGGGGCTGGGTCTGCGCCTGCGTTCCGAAGCGGTGGCGTTGGCGGAGGAGAGCGTGGGGGCGGCCGTATGA
- a CDS encoding DUF4244 domain-containing protein — protein MVTSEYAMGLIAAVGFAGLLYKVVTSGQVKAALQALVEKALDVPF, from the coding sequence ATGGTGACATCCGAGTACGCCATGGGCTTGATCGCGGCGGTGGGTTTCGCCGGCTTGCTCTACAAGGTGGTGACGAGCGGACAGGTCAAGGCGGCGCTGCAGGCGCTGGTGGAGAAGGCGCTCGATGTCCCGTTCTGA